From the Gemmatimonadota bacterium genome, the window GCTGCGCATGATCGCCGGACTGGAAGAAGTGACCTCCGGCGAAATCCACATCGACGGGAAACGCGTGAACGACGTCCCGCCGAAGGACCGGGACATCGCCATGGTGTTCCAGAACTACGCGCTCTACCCCCACATGACGGTCTACGAGAACATGGCATTCGGGCTCAAGCTGCGCAAGTATCCCCGCTCCGAGATCGAGGCGCGGGTCAACGAGACCGCCGGCATTCTGGGCATCGGCCATCTCCTCGCCCGCAAACCGAAGGCGCTGTCGGGCGGCGAACGTCAGCGCGTGGCGGTGGGCCGCGCCATCGTGCGCAAGCCCAAGGTGTTCCTCTTCGACGAACCCCTCTCGAACCTGGACGCCAAGCTGCGCGTGCAGATGCGGACGGAGATCAGCAAACTCCATAACAGCCTCGAGGCGACCATCGTCTACGTCACCCACGACCAGGTCGAAGCCATGACCATGGGCGACCGGATCGCGGTGATGAAAGACGGCGAGGTGCAGCAGGTCGCCGCGCCCCTCGAGCTTTACGAGAAACCGGCGAACCGGTTCGTCGCGGGCTTCATCGGCAGTCCGGGCATGAACTTCCTGGAGGGCAGGGTCGTTTTCGACAACGGGCATGCGGCCTTCGACGAAGGCAGCCTCCGGCTTCCCATTCCGGACGGCATGCGAGAGGCCCTGTCGCCCTGGCGGGACCGGGAGGTCACTTTCGGCATCCGTCCGGAGGACATCACTTCCGTGGATGCGAACAAGGACTGGCGGGAAGCCCGTCAGATCAAGGCGACCGTCGAGGTGGTGGAACCCATGGGAAGCGAGACTTTCCTCTACATGACCACCGGCCGGTACCCGTTCATCGCCAGGGTGGACGCCTTCGTAGACCCCGCCATTAACACGGAACTGCCGCTCCTCGTGAACATGGCCAGGGCCCACTTCTTCTCCAGGGAAGATGAAGCGGCGATCGTTTGACCGGCCTGTGTCGGGCGCGGGCGTCAACACGCGGGTGGGAGGCGTCAGCCCAAATGGGCGCGCTTGGCGAGGAAGGTCAACAGGGCCTGGTCGAATGGCGTGCCGGTGTCCAGGCTGAGATAGTCCGCGGCGTTCTCCCGGCAGACGCGGGTGTACAGTTCGTCCTGTTCCTTCAGATCCCCCAGGTAGGCTTCACGGATCACGTGCGGGTGGGTATACACCTCTTCCCCGGTCTCCATGTCGCGGAAACGAGCGGGATGGCGGAATTCGAAGCCCTTCTCGGCGGGATCCAGCAGGCGAAACACGATCACTTCATGTTTTCGATGGCGGAAATGCCGGATGCTGTCGACGATGTCACCGGGTTCGTCGAAAAGATCGGAAATGATGATGATCAGCCCGCGCCGCTTGATCCTTTCCGCCAGCGAGTGAAAGGTCGCCCGGCTTCGCGTTCCTGATCCGGACGCCGCGGCGTGCAGCCGTTGCAGAATGATGTGCAGATGGTTGCGGACCGACCGCGGGGGAACGTATTGCCTGATCCGCTCGTCGTACAGCACCAGCCCCACGGAGTCCTGCTGGCTCAGCATGAGGTAGGTGAGCGCGGCCGCCAGGTATCTCCCGTACTCCAGCTTGCTTATCCCCGTAGACACGAATTCCATCGACGCGCTGACGTCCAGGAAGATATAGGATTTCAGATTGGTTTCTTCTTCGTATTCCTTGATGTAGAACCGGTCTGACTTGGCGAAAACCTTCCAGTCGATGTGCTTGATGGGATCGCCCGGCATGTACTGCCGGTGTTCCGCGTATTCGACGCTGAACCCGTGGTAGGGACTGCTGTGCAGCCCGGCGATGAACCCTTCCACGACCAGCCGCGCCTTGAGATCCAGCCGGGCAAGCCGGGACACGGTCATCGGATCGAGGTATTTGCGGTAATCGGTCGAATTCATGGTGTGCGGTCGAGCGTGCTGTCAAGCCTGCAGAAGGATCAGGCGCCCTTCGTCAGGATGAGGCGCCCTTCGTTTCATCCATCAGTTGCGTGATGATGTCATCGGCGGTGACCCCGTCCGCGTCGGCGTTGAAATTGGTCACGATGCGGTGCCTCAGCACGGGCAGCGCCAGGGCACGCACGTCTTCCGGCGTGGGCGTAAAGTTTCCCATGAGCACCGACCGGGCCTTCGCACCCAGGATCAGGTACTGGGAAGCCCGTGGACCGGCGCCCCAACTGACCCTGTCGCGAATGAAAGGCGGGGCGTCCGGCTCGTTCGGACGGGTCATGCGTGCCAGTGAGACGGCGTATTCGACCACATGGTCCGCCACGGGCACTCTTCGGATCAACTGCTGCAGTTTCTTAACGTCGGTCCCCGTCAGGATATGTTCCGGTTCGGCCTCCTGAACGCTCGTCGTACTTCGGGCGATTTCGATCTCTTCAGTTCGTGACGGATAATCCATGTAAATACTGAGCATGAAGCGGTCCAACTGGGCCTCGGGCAGCGGATAGGTGCCTTCTTGTTCGATGGGGTTTTGCGTCGCCAGGACGAAAAACGGTTCGTCGAGCTTCATGGACTCGCCCGCGGCCGTCACTTCGTGTTCCTGCATCGCCTGCAGAAGGGCCGCCTGGGTCTTGGGCGGCGTACGGTTGACCTCGTCGGCCAGGATCACGTTCGCGAAAATCGGTCCGCGGATGAACTTGAACTCCCGGTGACCGGTCGTCCGGTCCTCTTCCAGGATTTCCGTTCCCGTGATGTCGGACGGCATCAGGTCCGGTGTGAACTGAATGCGGCTGAACTTGAGATCGAGCGTCCTGGAGAGCGTATTGATCAGGAGGGTCTTGGCCAGCCCCGGAACGCCGATCAGCAGGGCGTGGCCGTTAGCCAGGAGGACGGTCAGCAGTTGTTGAATCACGTCCTGCTGGCCGATGATGACCTTGGAAATCTCAGTCCGTATGTTTTCGCCCGCTTCTTTGAGTTCTTCGACGATTTTCAGATCGTCGTGTTGATGTTCTTCACTCATAGGTCCTTCCCTCGAAAAACGAATCCGTTTCTATCTCCGCGCGAAATAATGATCCAATGTCCGTATCCAGTGCCCGGCCCAATCCCACAGCCCTCGGAGTCCAGGCCTGAAAGCGCACCGATGCTGTGAAGATACGGCCTGTCAAGATACAGGAAGATTGGAAGGCCTTTCAAGGAGTTTAAGCGGCAGGCGGGGTCTCCTCATTCGCTGTCCAGATCGACTCGAACTACAACTTCGCCAGTACTTTGACCAGGAGGTCCTTGATCTCCGCCACGTCCGTTTCAATCCGTTCCAATCGCTTTTCCACGGCTTCGAGTCGCTTTTCCACTACGTCGAGTCGCTTTTCCACTGCGTCGAGTCGCTTTTCCACTGCGTCGAGTCGCTTTTCCACGGCTTCGAGTCGCTTTTCCACGGCTTCGAACCGCCGGTCTACAGCTTCGAACTGCCGGTCTACAGCTTCGAACTGCCGGTCTACGCACTCGTTCAGTGCGCTGATCTTCCTCGTTACTTCTATGGCAAAGAAGTTGAATTTGTTGACCACGTCTTGCTCAAACCTATTGGACCTTTCGGTCGTGTTTTGCTCAAAGGCCTCAAACCTCTTGTTTAAATCACCGTGAGTCAACATGGACGCCTCCTGTGTGCGCTATTTAAATGGGGTCAAGAACGTACCTCTCACAGGATTAGTCGGCGCCACGGTGGTTTTCTCGTGCACAGCAGAAGTTTTTGAGTCTTTCAGATACCGAGCTGGGATCACCGTATCTGGTGTCCAGTCAAGCCTCATGCTGATCCCACTGCGTCCGCGGTCCGTCCACGTAGTCCAGGAAACGGTCCGCGATGGCCGCTTCGCGCGTATCGCCGGTGTGTATGACGACGCGCCACCGGAAGGTAGTCTCCGTATTCGCTTCGCAACGGTGGTCGTCCCAGACCATCCAGCAGTTCGCAGCGAACAGGCCGTACCCTCTCACGTGCCAGGCCGTGGGATAGCGGAGGTTGTCCGGGTGGTCGAAGACGGCGAAGCCTGCGGTCAGCCTGGTCTCGCCGGTCTCGCCACCCACCGGGCCGCAGTAATCCATCCAGTGCGCCCGGCGGGACCAGCAACCGGTCTCGTCGTCCGCGCCGTAGGCGTTGCGCATCCGGCCGTCGCCCGACGCGTTCATGGTGGGATTGACGCGGATGCTAAGGAACCCGCCCTCCTTCGTGGACCCGATGGTCACGGGACCGTGGTCGGTGATGAGCGTGAAGAGGACATCCAGTATCACGGCGTCGCGGCCGGTGTCGAAGAGGCGGTACCAGCGGCGGTCGGACATGAGGGGCCGGTCTGCCTCGTACCAGGTGTTGCCCGTGGCGATCGTGAGCGACAACGGCCCCCGGTGGATGGACATCTCATCCTGGGCGGTCCGCCCGAACCCGGGCCGGTCGAATTCACCCCAGCAATCCACGCCGTTGATGGCGCCCTGCATCAGGGTGAGTCCCCGCTGCCAGGGGTGCTCTCCTTCGCTGTAAGCCGGCAAGGGCTCCCTCAGCATGTTGACGCCGCCCGGCGTGAGAATGGGATTGATAAAGGGTTTTGGATATGCGGCACCGTGATGGAAGGTCATGAACGGCGCGCCGCCCAGCGACACCTCCACCCGGTCTTCACGGCATACGTGTTCGATGCCGCAGCGGGGCGCCGGACCTTCGGGGGCGGCCGCATCCCACGTTGCCGCCTCGCCGGATGCCATGGACGGCAGGATGGCGTGGTATATGGCGGACAGGGGATCCCGTTCGGCCAGAATGGTCGAACCGCCGCTTCCAGTCAGACGAAGCACCTGCGCGTCACAACCATCAGGCGCCGGGATGGCAGCCAGTTGCGCTGCTCTGGACCTCGGCGAAGTCAGGGTGAGTTTCATGTGACCTGTCGCTCCTTTCTACTTGAGTGTCGCGATCACGCGCTCGCGGACCAGGGCCCGAATGACGTCTCCGAAGGCGTCCATCGTCAACGCGATATCCTCTTCGGTGTGGGCGGAGGAAGTGACGCCTCCCGTGTAGGAGACCAGGTCGATGCCGCGCGCGAGCAGCATTTTCTGGAAGGCGGAGACTACGGGAGCCGGGATCCCCTTGAGCACGTTCACGTCGCGGGTGACCAATCGTTCACGGTCCGATGCGCCGCTTCCCGGAAAGGCCTCCAGGTAGACGTGGAAGATGGACGCGTCGCCGTAGACGTAACCGGCCACGCCTTCCTCGCGGAGGATGCCGTCCAGGCCCTGGCGCAACTGTTCGGCCAGCCGGTTCGCCCGCTCGTGAGGCAGGCCGGTGACCACGCGTTTCAAGGTGGCGATGCCGGCGGCGGTGGAGACCGGGTTGGCGTTGAAGGTCCCCAGGTGATGCACCCGTTCGTACCGGTCCCGGTGGGCGTCGCCGGTGTAATCGAACACTTCCATGATGTCTGCGCGGCCCGAGAGCACGCCTCCGGGCATGCCGCCCGCCACGATCTTGCCGTGGAAGCTCATGTCCGGCGTGATCCCGGCGTATTCCTGGTAGCCGCCCGGTGCGTAGCGGAATCCCGTAATGACCTCGTCGTAGACCAGGAGCACGCCGCGGTTCCGGGTCAGATCGCGAAGCCCCTCGTTGAAGGCCACGGTAAGGGGTCCGGTACCCCAGGACGCGCCGGACGGCTCCAGCATGACGGCGGCGATGTCCCGGTCCTTCTCCAGCACTTCGGCAACGCGGTCGAGGTCCGCCGGGATGACTTCGATCGTATCGAGAACGGCCGGCGGGATGCCTGCCGAGACCGGCTCGTCGAAGGGAATCATGGCTCCCTTGCCCACACCGTCGTGCCATCCGCTGAAGTGTCCCTCGAAACGCAGCACCCGGGTCTTGCCGGTGAAGGCCCGGGCAACGCGCAGTGCGAGCATGCTGCCCTCGGACCCCGAGTTCACGAAGCGCACGCGTTCCGCGCAGGGGACCAGCTTCTGGATCAGTTCGGCCCACTCCAGCTGCATCGGATGGTCGTTGCCGAAATGGAAGCCCAGATCGAGTGCGTCGCGCATGGCCCGGCACACTTCCGGCGGCGCGTGTCCCAGCAGCA encodes:
- the ugpC gene encoding sn-glycerol-3-phosphate ABC transporter ATP-binding protein UgpC; this encodes MADVVLKNVDKRFDKNTVVRNVNLEIKDREFVVLVGPSGCGKSTTLRMIAGLEEVTSGEIHIDGKRVNDVPPKDRDIAMVFQNYALYPHMTVYENMAFGLKLRKYPRSEIEARVNETAGILGIGHLLARKPKALSGGERQRVAVGRAIVRKPKVFLFDEPLSNLDAKLRVQMRTEISKLHNSLEATIVYVTHDQVEAMTMGDRIAVMKDGEVQQVAAPLELYEKPANRFVAGFIGSPGMNFLEGRVVFDNGHAAFDEGSLRLPIPDGMREALSPWRDREVTFGIRPEDITSVDANKDWREARQIKATVEVVEPMGSETFLYMTTGRYPFIARVDAFVDPAINTELPLLVNMARAHFFSREDEAAIV
- a CDS encoding DUF58 domain-containing protein — encoded protein: MNSTDYRKYLDPMTVSRLARLDLKARLVVEGFIAGLHSSPYHGFSVEYAEHRQYMPGDPIKHIDWKVFAKSDRFYIKEYEEETNLKSYIFLDVSASMEFVSTGISKLEYGRYLAAALTYLMLSQQDSVGLVLYDERIRQYVPPRSVRNHLHIILQRLHAAASGSGTRSRATFHSLAERIKRRGLIIIISDLFDEPGDIVDSIRHFRHRKHEVIVFRLLDPAEKGFEFRHPARFRDMETGEEVYTHPHVIREAYLGDLKEQDELYTRVCRENAADYLSLDTGTPFDQALLTFLAKRAHLG
- a CDS encoding MoxR family ATPase; amino-acid sequence: MSEEHQHDDLKIVEELKEAGENIRTEISKVIIGQQDVIQQLLTVLLANGHALLIGVPGLAKTLLINTLSRTLDLKFSRIQFTPDLMPSDITGTEILEEDRTTGHREFKFIRGPIFANVILADEVNRTPPKTQAALLQAMQEHEVTAAGESMKLDEPFFVLATQNPIEQEGTYPLPEAQLDRFMLSIYMDYPSRTEEIEIARSTTSVQEAEPEHILTGTDVKKLQQLIRRVPVADHVVEYAVSLARMTRPNEPDAPPFIRDRVSWGAGPRASQYLILGAKARSVLMGNFTPTPEDVRALALPVLRHRIVTNFNADADGVTADDIITQLMDETKGASS
- a CDS encoding aminotransferase class III-fold pyridoxal phosphate-dependent enzyme; amino-acid sequence: MGDVSIEAHRKSRPRAAELYSRALESLAGGVGHDLRRGHPLPLYISRAAGSRKWDEDGREYIDYGMGNAALLLGHAPPEVCRAMRDALDLGFHFGNDHPMQLEWAELIQKLVPCAERVRFVNSGSEGSMLALRVARAFTGKTRVLRFEGHFSGWHDGVGKGAMIPFDEPVSAGIPPAVLDTIEVIPADLDRVAEVLEKDRDIAAVMLEPSGASWGTGPLTVAFNEGLRDLTRNRGVLLVYDEVITGFRYAPGGYQEYAGITPDMSFHGKIVAGGMPGGVLSGRADIMEVFDYTGDAHRDRYERVHHLGTFNANPVSTAAGIATLKRVVTGLPHERANRLAEQLRQGLDGILREEGVAGYVYGDASIFHVYLEAFPGSGASDRERLVTRDVNVLKGIPAPVVSAFQKMLLARGIDLVSYTGGVTSSAHTEEDIALTMDAFGDVIRALVRERVIATLK